One genomic window of Hydra vulgaris chromosome 03, alternate assembly HydraT2T_AEP includes the following:
- the LOC136078886 gene encoding uncharacterized protein LOC136078886: protein MDPSSIRGKNKPSTTFDICTFNCQGLNSNIEFTKSLIQFYDITFLCEHWISKLEYSIIRDLFNKTHSIYFHQSNKHVKGRPFGGNACFIRRNQFQNIRVLYEDDHILAINFEKNELNIIVIGIYLSSSRNSLSLLEEYKSQLDIVKGLINSYEGNGNTIIAGDFQSFPHQIYDLFERSNSKRNSYSVHLSEFLKTNQLELVDVTKGSGPNYTYRHQTLPNSSYIDNVAIPKYTNFLSLKCIVHPECLNNLSDHLPLSISVEVEGKHTKYNTTIEEDTNIPSYAWNDSNFINSYNDHLTNCFNYLNFTDNYEYNLIQIYKIIAGSAQIAFKETLKSKKQCLYSKSWWTPELSRSKTILSIHFNKWRDSGFLKDLNSVTFNRYLMARKSFRKAVKLAQNNKICAQYTKIEKLKNIRPKNFWNAFRCLNKDINSRLFTINNKKDKESITSEFANHFEKVLNTSKITHRNGNHRRIPSCTKHDDVIITEENIIRAISNLKFKKSPDSFGISAEHLKYANCDTLTKWLIKFFNYSINYGWTPLSMSTSIIVPLVKSYKKSLDSPNNYRGISIIPIFTKVLEYLILIICPDIRDTHPLQFGFNAYCSTLHAEFLISETIKHYNSNNSPVYLCSLDVEKAFDSCNWNILFDKLYFDKKLPLCIVNTISSLYNNSSATVSYQGCKSNSFLLKQGVRQGSILSPHLYNIYTESLLETITNQGIVGTSIYGNFTGVVAYADDIILLSSTLSGLKKLIKTCNIYSNLNCIKINAEKTEFLISGKAQIQTNTITISSNKINLQNKLRHLGFTWDTKHSTFASLNNTNVDEKISNFRAVVQTLIQSEIRFAHPSSISDIYKLLAVSTLTYGMEICENNSDLMKKLDVIGRSALKSLLIVSKHSKNYTNSLFKNQEISKSIQQNKLNLFLRLLNNKTISDIIFSQLKHPLFKHSFVGDIQDLCRFRMLNFQNLVQNKKKIKIALSKSEIPSEVEQTLKHAIECWNAKEQRGIFKQILEEKILK, encoded by the coding sequence atggaTCCAAGCAGCATAAGAGGAAAAAACAAGCCTTCAACAACTTTCGATATATGTACTTTTAACTGTCAGGGACTTAACTCAAACATTGAATTTACAAAGTCACTTATACAATTTTATGATATAACGTTTTTATGTGAACATTGGATATCTAAACTTGAATACTCCATAATAagagatttatttaataaaacacacTCCATTTATTTCCATCAGtctaataaacatgtaaaaggTCGACCATTTGGCGGAAATGCGTGCTTTATACGAAGAAATCAATTCCAAAATATTAGAGTACTTTACGAGGATGAccatattttagcaataaatttcgaaaaaaatgaacttaatattatagttattggAATATACCTCTCCTCATCGCGGAACAGCCTCTCATTATTGGAAGAATACAAAAGTCAACTAGATATCGTCAAAGGTTTAATTAATAGTTACGAAGGTAACGGTAATACAATTATAGCCGGTGATTTCCAATCTTTTCCACACCAAATATATGACTTATTTGAAAGATCGAATTCCAAAAGAAACAGTTATTCTGTCCACTTATCtgaattcttaaaaacaaatcaattagAACTAGTAGATGTAACTAAAGGTTCTGGCCCTAATTATACATATCGGCACCAGACGCTACCGAATTCGTCATATATTGATAACGTCGCCATaccaaaatatacaaatttccTAAGTCTAAAATGCATTGTTCATCCTGAGTGCTTAAATAACTTAAGCGATCATTTACCACTTTCAATATCAGTTGAAGTTGAAGGTAAGCACACTAAATACAATACCACAATAGAAGAAGATACTAATATTCCTAGCTACGCTTGGAACGAttctaactttataaattcATATAATGATCATTTAACCAATTGCTTTAACTATCTTAATTTTACTGATAATTATGAATACAACCTTATtcaaatctataaaataattgCTGGCAGCGCTCAAATAGCTTTTAaggaaactttaaaaagtaaaaagcaaTGTTTGTATTCAAAATCTTGGTGGACACCTGAATTAAGTCGTTCTAAAACTATTCTTTCAATTCATTTCAACAAATGGAGGGATTctggttttttaaaagatttaaactccGTAACTTTCAATCGTTACTTAATGGCTCGTAAAAGCTTTCGCAAAGCCGTCAAGTTggctcaaaataataaaatttgcgcACAGTAtactaaaattgaaaagttaaaaaatattagaccaaaaaacttttggaatgcttttagatgtttaaacaaagacataaattctagattatttaccataaataataaaaaagacaaagaatCTATTACTTCAGAATTTGCAAACCACTTCGAAAAAGTACTGAATACTTCAAAAATAACACATCGTAATGGAAATCATCGGAGAATTCCCTCGTGTACAAAACATGATGATGTTATAATAactgaagaaaatataattaggGCTATTTCgaacctaaaatttaaaaaatctcctGACTCTTTCGGTATCTCAGCAGAACATTTGAAATACGCAAATTGTGATACTTTAACAAAATggctcatcaaattttttaattattccatTAATTATGGATGGACACCATTATCAATGTCGACGTCTATTATTGTACCCCTTGTTAAATcgtataaaaaatctttagatAGCCCGAACAATTATCGCGGTATTAgcattataccaatttttacaaaggttCTAGAATATCTAATCCTTATTATATGTCCGGATATTAGAGATACTCACCCCCTACAATTTGGATTCAATGCTTACTGTTCAACGCTACATGCTGAATTTCTAATTAGcgaaacaattaaacattacAATAGCAACAATTCACCTGTATACCTATGCTCTTTAGATGtagaaaaagcttttgatagctGCAACTGGAATATCctatttgataaattatatttcGATAAAAAATTACCACTCTGTATAGTTAACACTATCTCTTCGTTATATAACAATAGTAGTGCAACAGTCTCATATCAAGGTTGTAAATCAAACTCCTTTCTTCTAAAGCAAGGAGTAAGACAAGGATCGATTCTTTCACCTCAcctatataatatttacactgAAAGTCTTCTTGAAACTATTACAAATCAAGGTATTGTTGGCACATCGATATATGGTAACTTCACTGGTGTGGTGGCATATGCGGATGATATCATACTTTTAAGCTCTACCCTCTCTGGTCTCAAAAAGctgataaaaacatgcaatatttacagtaatttaaattgtattaaaataaatgccGAAAAAACTGAATTCTTGATTTCAGGTAAAGCACAAATACAAACCAATACGATAACGATAtctagtaataaaataaatcttcagAATAAACTTAGACATCTGGGATTCACATGGGATACTAAACATTCAACTTTTGCTTCACTCAATAATacaaatgttgatgaaaaaatttcaaactttagagctgttgttcaaactcttattcaatctGAAATCCGGTTTGCCCACCCAAGTTCTATTtctgatatatataaattattggcAGTCTCTACCTTAACTTATGGTATGGAGATATGTGAAAATAATTCTGATTTGATGAAAAAGCTAGATGTAATTGGAAGGAGTGCACTAAAATCGCttttaattgtttcaaaacACAGTAAGAACTATACAAATTCGCTCTTTAAAAACcaggaaatttcaaaaagtattcaacaaaataaattaaacttgtttcttcgtcttcttaataataaaacaatttcagACATTATCTTTTCACAACTGAAACACCCCTTATTTAAACATTCGTTTGTTGGCGATATTCAGGACCTATGCCGTTTTCGGATGCTAAACTTTCAAAActtagttcaaaataaaaagaagataaaaatagcACTTTCTAAAAGTGAAATTCCCTCCGAAGTTGAACAAACTTTGAAACATGCAATAGAGTGCTGGAATGCGAAAGAGCAAAGaggaatttttaaacaaattctggaagaaaaaattcttaagtga